In one Winogradskyella sp. MH6 genomic region, the following are encoded:
- a CDS encoding gliding motility protein GldB-related protein, translating into MRQLIIVLVVSLIMLSACKNSEKTNQKNGNVITTDITNFWNAYDQIITTQDSVLQYKYLDSLYLDKGTAGLEGIIKARSYTAEEYINAINNYPEFWNSIRENTLQANNVSSQLQDGIKKLKSIYPELKPAKIYFSIGAFRTPGTTMDSLVLIGSELAMADANTVTSEFPENLAHLKTYFSTNPNENLVFLKIHEFVHTQQKPRVYNLLSSVIYEGVAEFVSAKTLHQLSPNPQIEFGKNNAKRIREVFENEMFYVANFGKWLNSNDTNEFGMRDLGYYVGYQICENYYNQAEDKKVAIKTMIELDYENESEIEEFIKKSNYFSTSLEELEQNFESNRPKVTGIEQFENMSDNVSPNLKEITIFFSEALDGYRTSVDLGELGRDAFPKGTLDGRKWGEDNKSWTIPVKLEPNKTYQIFITNNFRTRDNRPLKPYLIEFKTKKL; encoded by the coding sequence ATGAGACAATTAATTATTGTTCTAGTAGTAAGTTTAATAATGTTATCAGCTTGCAAAAATTCCGAAAAGACAAATCAGAAAAACGGTAATGTCATCACAACAGATATTACTAACTTTTGGAATGCTTATGACCAAATCATCACAACCCAAGATTCTGTGTTGCAGTACAAGTACCTAGATAGTTTGTATTTAGATAAAGGAACAGCTGGTTTAGAAGGTATAATTAAGGCTAGAAGTTATACAGCAGAAGAATATATCAATGCTATTAACAATTATCCTGAATTTTGGAATTCAATAAGAGAAAATACATTACAAGCAAATAATGTCAGCTCGCAATTACAAGATGGCATTAAAAAACTCAAATCAATATACCCTGAACTAAAACCAGCAAAAATCTATTTCTCTATTGGAGCTTTTCGTACACCAGGTACAACTATGGATAGCTTGGTGCTTATTGGTTCTGAATTAGCCATGGCAGATGCTAATACCGTAACAAGCGAATTTCCTGAAAATCTAGCACATTTGAAAACCTATTTTTCTACAAATCCCAATGAAAACCTAGTGTTTTTAAAAATCCACGAGTTTGTGCATACACAACAAAAGCCTAGGGTTTATAATTTATTATCTTCAGTTATTTACGAAGGCGTTGCCGAATTTGTGTCTGCAAAAACATTACATCAGTTGTCACCTAATCCACAAATTGAATTCGGAAAGAATAATGCAAAACGAATTAGAGAAGTCTTTGAAAACGAAATGTTTTACGTCGCAAATTTTGGCAAATGGTTAAATAGTAATGATACTAATGAGTTTGGCATGCGAGATTTAGGCTACTATGTTGGCTATCAAATTTGTGAAAATTATTATAACCAGGCAGAAGATAAAAAAGTAGCTATCAAAACTATGATTGAATTGGATTATGAAAACGAATCAGAAATTGAGGAGTTTATCAAAAAATCTAATTATTTCTCAACGTCTTTAGAAGAGCTAGAACAAAATTTTGAAAGCAACCGTCCAAAAGTTACAGGCATTGAACAATTTGAGAATATGAGTGACAATGTATCACCTAATCTTAAGGAGATTACTATATTTTTTTCTGAAGCTCTGGACGGTTATCGTACAAGTGTAGATTTGGGTGAATTAGGACGCGATGCATTTCCAAAAGGAACATTAGATGGTAGAAAATGGGGTGAAGACAACAAATCTTGGACAATTCCCGTTAAATTAGAGCCTAACAAAACGTATCAAATATTTATTACTAATAATTTTAGAACAAGAGACAATAGACCTTTAAAGCCTTATTTAATAGAATTTAAGACAAAAAAACTATGA
- a CDS encoding erythromycin esterase family protein, whose product MKQYLLLMLFVLVTKLSLAQCHTELENYTTAFDTIQAKSFSFLDDAVNDIRIVGYGEDTHGTAEFTILAKELMQYLKEKHDFKILIIETGFGEGLYLNDYIQGKRDDLKFVLKNINSTWRYKTKEFESLMNWLRDYNQNNEDKIYLYGCEMQYVRSEIDRIKDYLKSVESSYKIEGFEKYELWNNFDENEKTDHFIAYAKLKKYFIDNSEVFKSKTSEEEFNIAYHLVEILGQFVTTINQNNGQRKADFRDIYMGENILWIMNFYEHNKKAMYWAHNAHVGDWVDNGIVDVTGHQLRKLYGEYYFNIATDFGTGNFIAYPNDANKTGNWRFKTFTVDKVVENTFTECLKNYGKPNTFLNFRATRTNEKLAYYINSELTSMSGAGARARSSETETKVFGRAFDAIIYIDKTSEITWAD is encoded by the coding sequence ATGAAACAATATTTGCTTTTAATGTTATTCGTATTGGTAACAAAGCTAAGTCTTGCGCAATGCCATACAGAATTAGAAAATTATACTACAGCATTTGATACCATACAGGCCAAATCATTTTCCTTTTTAGATGATGCAGTCAATGATATAAGAATTGTTGGCTATGGAGAAGATACTCATGGTACAGCTGAATTTACCATACTTGCCAAAGAGCTAATGCAATACCTTAAGGAAAAGCACGATTTTAAGATTCTAATTATAGAAACAGGTTTTGGTGAAGGACTTTATCTCAACGATTATATACAAGGAAAAAGAGATGATTTAAAGTTTGTTTTGAAAAACATCAATTCAACTTGGCGCTATAAAACAAAAGAGTTTGAAAGCTTAATGAATTGGTTAAGAGATTACAACCAAAATAATGAAGATAAAATTTATCTATACGGATGCGAGATGCAGTATGTGCGTTCTGAAATCGACCGAATCAAGGACTATTTAAAATCAGTTGAGTCCAGTTATAAAATCGAAGGGTTTGAAAAGTATGAGTTATGGAATAATTTTGATGAAAATGAAAAAACGGATCACTTCATTGCTTATGCGAAATTGAAAAAATACTTTATTGATAATTCTGAAGTGTTTAAAAGTAAAACTTCCGAAGAAGAATTTAATATAGCTTATCATTTAGTTGAAATTTTAGGGCAGTTTGTTACTACCATAAATCAAAATAATGGGCAGCGAAAAGCAGATTTTCGGGATATTTATATGGGAGAAAATATCCTTTGGATTATGAATTTTTATGAACACAACAAAAAAGCAATGTATTGGGCTCATAATGCGCACGTAGGTGATTGGGTAGATAATGGTATAGTGGATGTAACAGGGCATCAGTTAAGAAAGCTTTATGGCGAGTACTACTTTAATATTGCTACAGATTTTGGAACAGGAAATTTTATAGCATACCCTAATGATGCTAATAAAACAGGTAATTGGCGTTTTAAAACCTTTACAGTTGATAAAGTAGTTGAGAATACATTTACAGAATGTTTAAAAAACTATGGTAAACCAAATACATTTCTAAATTTTAGAGCAACAAGGACTAATGAAAAACTGGCTTACTATATCAATTCAGAACTAACATCAATGAGTGGCGCAGGAGCACGAGCAAGAAGCAGCGAGACAGAAACTAAAGTATTCGGAAGAGCTTTTGATGCGATAATTTATATTGATAAAACAAGTGAAATTACTTGGGCTGATTAA
- a CDS encoding leucine-rich repeat domain-containing protein produces the protein MKKQVLFLIALSISILVYSQSIGDQFIDNFITYEITSLSPNNVETVDYDTNGGTVVTVPDTVTYNTIVFDVTSVGSACFFDKQLTSITIGNNIISCGQSAFRQNQLVNVVIPDNVLNIGNYSFLSNQLTNIDFGSGLTSIPEQSFQNNQFTSLTIPDNITAIGWRAFESNNQLTCITVEATVPPTIITGTGDSFNTRSNIDLTIPTGTANDYAAATWTGFNSVAEGVTGNFTVNHITYAITSSTNNTVKTTDYNTTGGTVVNIPATVTRGCETYTVTEIGNYAFASNNINDPNNLTSVTLPNTITYIGVGAFSINNITTLTIPDSVINIDDGAFANSQNLTNLVLGNNLTTIGDFSFRFCPLNDITIPASVTNIGVVAFGGFGGTDAITNIYCQGMVPPTISTSSAPNSDTFNQARSTIHLHIPAGTMGAYVTDPGALWTGFNPVTEDALSIDEFDLANTVKVVTATDALKIISNQSLQLQDYTMYSISGIEIMRGKESTISTSSFASGIYILRINFDRGTVVKKFILK, from the coding sequence GATTATGATACAAATGGAGGTACAGTAGTTACTGTTCCTGATACTGTCACTTATAATACCATTGTATTTGATGTAACAAGTGTAGGTTCGGCATGTTTTTTTGATAAGCAGTTAACTAGTATTACCATTGGGAATAATATTATTAGCTGTGGTCAATCAGCTTTTAGACAAAATCAATTAGTCAATGTTGTGATTCCCGATAATGTCTTAAATATTGGGAACTATTCATTTTTAAGTAATCAGTTAACTAATATAGACTTTGGAAGTGGTTTAACAAGTATTCCCGAACAATCTTTTCAAAATAATCAATTTACAAGTCTTACCATTCCAGATAATATTACAGCGATTGGTTGGAGAGCATTTGAAAGTAATAATCAGCTAACCTGTATAACAGTAGAAGCTACAGTGCCACCAACAATAATTACAGGTACAGGCGATTCTTTTAACACTCGTAGTAATATAGACTTAACCATACCAACAGGAACAGCAAATGATTATGCAGCTGCAACATGGACAGGTTTTAATAGTGTAGCGGAAGGAGTAACAGGAAATTTTACTGTAAACCATATTACATATGCAATAACTTCTTCAACAAATAATACTGTAAAAACTACCGATTATAATACTACAGGAGGTACTGTGGTTAATATACCTGCTACGGTTACTAGAGGTTGTGAAACCTATACCGTTACAGAAATAGGAAATTATGCTTTTGCTTCCAATAATATAAATGATCCCAATAATTTAACGAGTGTAACTTTACCAAATACAATTACTTATATCGGAGTAGGTGCATTCTCTATCAATAATATAACAACGCTTACAATTCCCGATAGTGTTATTAACATTGACGATGGTGCCTTTGCTAATAGCCAAAACTTGACGAATCTTGTGTTAGGAAATAATCTTACTACTATTGGAGACTTTTCTTTTCGTTTTTGTCCTCTAAATGACATAACTATACCTGCGAGTGTTACCAATATTGGTGTTGTTGCATTTGGTGGTTTTGGAGGGACTGATGCTATTACAAATATTTATTGTCAAGGCATGGTACCTCCAACAATTTCTACAAGTAGTGCGCCCAACTCAGATACTTTTAATCAGGCTCGTAGTACTATTCACTTACACATTCCAGCAGGCACAATGGGAGCGTATGTTACCGATCCTGGTGCTTTATGGACAGGTTTTAATCCAGTAACCGAAGACGCTTTGAGCATAGATGAATTTGATTTGGCAAATACTGTTAAAGTTGTTACCGCTACTGATGCTTTAAAAATTATTTCAAACCAAAGTTTGCAACTTCAAGATTATACAATGTATTCAATTTCAGGAATAGAAATAATGAGGGGAAAAGAAAGTACTATATCTACAAGCAGTTTTGCAAGTGGTATTTATATTCTAAGAATCAATTTTGATAGAGGAACCGTGGTTAAAAAATTTATTCTCAAATAA
- a CDS encoding MutS-related protein — MKASFGKLKDDAFDFDYIQKYFRNKDHSEAFQVLSDKTCNDLDFEDLFILLDRTHSKVGQQYLYNQLRTIVVNENKTNLNEALIKKITEDSDFRLSVQKKLDKLNRKEAYYISTLFQEEHLHPPKWFFIIKLLSFTSLISLVLAFFNPMFFMVLLAVFCINFILHYWNKKNIVEYVGSIPELLKLNSVASHLYVYDQFKKLSTDLPKSMAIINEVKSRMRFFQLEAKLQGEMEIILWFVFEIIKTMFLLEPLLLFGVLKRLNTKRNHIDNVFQFVGHIDMLISIASLREGLNTYCLPNINTENQIVAKEMSHPLVFNCETNDVNLSEKSVLLTGSNMSGKTTFIRALGLNIITGLTINTCFAKSMTFPLLKIFSAIRISDDLLNDKSYYFEEVLTIKELLSISQDGNNLFLLDEIFKGTNTVERIAAGKSVLSALARNGNKVLVSTHDIELTDMLLNQYDLYHFSETVNENTVGFDYKLKEGKLKNRNAIKILEINDYPKEVIEEAMEISKEMDKIYTTN, encoded by the coding sequence TTGAAAGCATCATTCGGAAAGCTAAAGGATGATGCTTTTGACTTTGATTACATTCAAAAATATTTCAGGAATAAGGACCATTCAGAAGCTTTTCAAGTTTTATCAGATAAAACCTGTAATGATTTAGACTTTGAGGACTTATTCATTTTACTAGATCGCACGCATTCCAAAGTAGGTCAGCAATATCTTTATAATCAACTTCGTACAATAGTAGTAAATGAAAATAAAACAAATTTAAATGAAGCGCTGATTAAAAAAATTACTGAGGATTCTGATTTTAGATTATCAGTTCAAAAAAAACTTGATAAATTAAATCGGAAAGAAGCTTATTATATAAGTACACTTTTTCAAGAAGAACATCTACATCCTCCAAAATGGTTTTTCATTATAAAATTATTGTCATTTACAAGTTTGATATCGTTGGTGTTAGCCTTTTTTAATCCCATGTTTTTCATGGTGTTATTGGCTGTGTTTTGCATTAATTTTATACTTCATTATTGGAATAAAAAGAATATTGTGGAGTATGTGGGTTCTATTCCAGAACTTTTAAAACTCAATAGTGTAGCTTCTCATTTATATGTTTATGACCAGTTTAAAAAGCTAAGTACAGATTTGCCAAAGTCTATGGCAATTATCAATGAGGTTAAAAGTAGGATGCGCTTTTTTCAGTTAGAAGCCAAACTACAAGGTGAAATGGAAATCATTCTATGGTTTGTGTTTGAGATTATTAAAACTATGTTTTTGTTAGAACCACTTTTGTTATTTGGTGTTCTCAAAAGATTAAACACTAAAAGAAATCACATAGATAATGTCTTTCAATTTGTAGGTCATATAGATATGTTGATTTCTATAGCTTCGTTAAGAGAAGGATTGAATACTTATTGTTTACCTAACATCAATACAGAAAACCAAATAGTAGCAAAAGAAATGAGTCATCCTCTGGTTTTTAATTGTGAAACTAATGATGTTAACTTGTCTGAAAAATCTGTTTTGCTAACAGGCTCTAATATGTCTGGTAAAACAACGTTTATAAGGGCATTGGGACTTAATATTATTACAGGATTAACGATTAACACCTGCTTTGCAAAATCAATGACATTTCCATTGCTTAAAATATTTTCGGCAATTAGAATTAGTGATGATTTGCTTAATGATAAGAGCTATTATTTTGAGGAAGTTTTGACCATTAAAGAGCTATTGAGCATAAGTCAAGATGGAAACAACTTATTTTTATTAGACGAAATTTTTAAGGGAACGAATACTGTAGAGCGTATTGCAGCAGGTAAGTCTGTACTGTCAGCTTTAGCAAGAAACGGTAATAAGGTATTGGTTTCAACTCACGATATTGAATTGACAGATATGCTTTTAAATCAATATGATTTATATCATTTTAGCGAAACTGTTAATGAAAATACGGTTGGATTTGATTACAAGTTAAAAGAAGGTAAACTAAAAAATAGAAATGCTATTAAAATTCTAGAGATAAATGATTACCCGAAAGAAGTTATAGAGGAAGCTATGGAAATTTCTAAGGAAATGGATAAGATCTACACTACAAATTAA